One Falco naumanni isolate bFalNau1 chromosome 13, bFalNau1.pat, whole genome shotgun sequence DNA segment encodes these proteins:
- the NCL gene encoding nucleolin: MVKIAKTPKNQIKQKKMAPPPKKVEESEEEESSELEESSGEEVIPQKKQQKAAVTPAKKAATPAKKVATPAKKAVTPAKKAVATPAKKAVATPAKKAAILTKGAKNGKNAKKEESEEEDEDDEEDDDEEEEDEEDSDEEEEPPMPVKPAAKKPAAVPAKKPAVVPVKQESEEEDEDEDEDDDDEEDDESEDDEAMDTTPVQVKKPTPAKAAPVKAKADSEDEEDEEDEDEDEEDEDEDEEDAEEESEDEKPVKEAPGKRKKEMANKSAPEAKKKKTDGPTSAFSLFVGNLVPTKEYEELKTGIKDFFGKKNIEVLDVRIGASKRFGYVDFSSAEDLDKALQMNGKKLMGSEVKLEKAKSKETIKENKKERDARTLFVKNLPYRLTEDEIKEVFENAQEIRIVMNKEGNSKGMAYVEFKSEAEANKALEEKKGTEIDGRAMVIDFTGEKSHQEHQKGGGERESKTLIVNNLSYAASEETLQELFKKASSIKMPQNNQGRPKGYAFVEFPTTEDAKEALNSYNNTEIEGRAIRLEFSSPAWQKGNMNARGGFNQQSKTLFVRGLSEDTTEETLKESFEGSISARIVTDRDTGSSKGFGFVDFSSPEDAKAAKEAMEDGEIDGNKVILDFAKPKGEFQRGGGFGGGFGGRGGRGGGRGGRGGFGGRGGGRGFGGRGGGFRGGRGGGGDHKPQGKKIKFE, encoded by the exons ATGGTGAAGATCGCCAAG ACTCCCAAGAATCagatcaaacagaaaaaaatggctcctccccccaaaaaggTGGAGGAGAGCGAGGAAGAGGAGTCCTCggagctggaggaaagcagcGGGGAGGAG GTGATCCCtcagaagaaacaacaaaaagcagcagttacaCCAGCCAAGAAGGCTGCTACCCCTGCAAAGAAGGTCGCTACTCCTGCGAAAAAGGCAGTTACACCTGCCAAGAAGGCTGTGGCTACTCCGGCTAAAAAGGCTGTGGCTACTCCAGCTAAAAAGGCTGCCATCCTAACCAAAGGAGcgaaaaatggaaagaatgccaagaaggaagagagtgaggaggaagatgaagatgatgaggaagatgatgatgaggaggaagaagatgaagaagattCTG ATGAGGAAGAGGAACCACCAATGCCTGTGAAGCCTGCAGccaaaaaacctgcagcagtACCAGCCAAAAAGCCTGCAGTTGTGCCAGTAAAACAAGAATCTGAAGAAGAGGACGAGGATGAAgatgaggatgatgatgatgaggaaGATGATG AGTCTGAAGATGATGAGGCCATGGACACAACCCCCGTTCAAGTGAAAAAACCTACTCCAGCAAAGGCTGCACCAGTGAAAGCCAAGGCAGACtctgaagatgaggaagatgaagaggatgaggatgaagatgagGAGGATGAAGATGAGGATGAAGAGGATGCCGAGGAGGAAAGTGAGGATGAAA AACCTGTCAAGGAAGCAcctggaaagaggaagaaagaaatggcCAATAAAAGTGCACCAGAggccaagaaaaagaaaacagacg GGCCGACTTCAGCTTTCTCCCTCTTCGTGGGAAATTTGGTCCCCACCAAGGAGTATGAAGAACTGAAGACTGGCATCAAAGACTTCTTTGGGAAGAAGAATATTGAAGTTTTAGATGTCAGAATCGGTGCCTCCAA GCGATTCGGCTATGTAGACTTTTCATCTGCTGAAGATCTGGATAAAGCTCTCCAAATGAATGGAAAGAAGTTAATGGGTTCCGAAGTcaaactggaaaaagcaaagagcaaggaaacaataaaagaaaataagaaag aGAGAGATGCTAGGACACTGTTTGTGAAGAATCTGCCCTACCGCTTAActgaagatgaaataaaagagGTGTTTGAAAACGCACAAGAAATCAGAATAGTAATGAACAAGGAGGGGAACAGCAAAGG GATGGCCTATGTTGAATTTAAATCAGAAGCTGAGGCAAACAAAGCTCTGGAGGAGAAGAAGGGCACCGAGATTGATGGTCGTGCCATGGTCATTGACTTCACTGGTGAGAAGAGTCATCAAGAACATCAGAAAG GAGGTGGAGAGAGGGAGTCAAAGACCCTAATTGTCAACAACCTCTCCTACGCTGCTTCAGAAGAGACTCTCCAGGAACTGTTTAAGAAAGCTTCTTCCATCAAGATGCCACAGAACAACCAGGGCAGGCCTAAAGG GTATGCATTTGTAGAATTTCCCACAACTGAGGATGCCAAAGAGGCATTGAATTCCTATAACAACACAGAGATTGAAGGCAGAGCAATCAGACTGGAATTTAGTTCACCAGCATGGCAGAAAGGGAACATGAATGCAAGAGGAGGGTTTAACC aacaaagcaaaacGTTGTTTGTCAGAGGCCTTTCTGAGGACACCACAGAGGAGACACTAAAAGAATCATTTGAAGGCTCTATAAGTGCTAGAATAGTCACAGATAGAGACACTGGATCATCTAAAGG GTTTGGATTTGTGGACTTCAGCTCCCCAGAAGATGCCAAAGCAGCTAAAGAAGCCATGGAGGATGGAGAGATAGATGGAAATAAAGTGATCCTTGACTTTGCCAAGCCAAAGGGTGAATTTCAACGTGGcggtggttttggtggtggaTTTGGTGGTCGTggtggcagaggaggaggccgaggaggaagaggtggatTTGGTGGCAGAGGTGGTGGCAGAGGATTTGGAG gTAGAGGAGGTGGCTTCcgaggaggcagaggaggaggtggagatCACAAGCCACAAGGGAAGAAGATAAAGTTTGAATAA